The Nerophis ophidion isolate RoL-2023_Sa linkage group LG09, RoL_Noph_v1.0, whole genome shotgun sequence genome contains a region encoding:
- the nphp1 gene encoding nephrocystin-1 isoform X5: MIESDEKWVRKMPLPKRKGPLQQAHRDVDDIKAKLDSLLKDVQSKVETNEESFRRCQELQISAERTFKNLTKLTKADELAPVGNYEQRKLEEEGRLQNILEQIDDLSQNLSPPGPSTEPAGGDELNDKDSEKSLEDSEEVDSDEDVEDKSGQDESPAPKPSPPSEPCIYTALSDFKGDQEGDLSVQKGEKLNIIRKTSDGWWVAENSKGDRGVVPRTYLKIGSGISDDNKEHDDDEEEEEEEEEGEEEEDGEGEPEENEGVDSEELDDEENDVPRSSWSMFRKALTEIDATDVLAAMGAIPSGFRSSTLSKLLVEEGAKYRGSRHMLPQLSQSQLSFKDLFLDPDTGKVRSRHIKTCVCFTLWSCKRIPTPGVGVQVLSRHMRLCAYDGNQVLSNIHTVRASYSPKHPKTWTFSPRTAGVLPTLLDGDCFLRCNSDNSDLGLLFELGVTFIRNSTGERGDLSCGWAFLKLRDAAGNPIPNRTYELLVNGGTPYEKDVRVEGSLAKGSPSSVFQQILQARRQPILIVKFKSPSSHIKRKLNLLPDTLLYCLSCVQLLVMQRQLLADALLVDRPTMQNADLICSPVLSTFSTLVDQPDLLDAVRIAWMDTESKMSRAQKRDVAAVKQGFFKVYMASAYFILHSPSLPTHRWADPASEEQRSRFILSTLEAIKQASGQSGNQGAFADSAAQEQLAFDVSEMTFDLLQATRWPVLEQP, encoded by the exons ATGATTGAGAGCGATGAAAAATGGGTGCGTAAAATGCCGCTGCCAAAACGGAAAGGACCCCTGCAGCAGGCCCACCGCGATGTGGACGACATTAAAGCGAAG TTGGACAGTCTGCTGAAAGATGTTCAAAGTAAAGTTGAAACCAATGAAGAGTCCTTTCGGAG ATGTCAAGAGCTCCAAATATCAGCAGAGAGGACATTCAAGAATCTAACAAAACTGACCAAG GCTGACGAGCTTGCTCCAGTGGGGAACTACGAGCAGAGGAAACTGGAGGAGGAAGGACGACTGCAGAACATCCTGGAGCAGATAGACGACCTCTCTCAGAATCTGTCGCCACCAGGACCCAGCACTGAACCAGCAGGAGG TGACGAATTAAATGATAAAGATAGCGAGAAAAGCCTGGAGGACAGCGAAGAGGTTGACAGCGATGAAGATGTTGAAGACAAAAGCGGCCAGGACGAGAGTCCAGCTCCCAAACCGTCCCCTCCGTCAGAGCCGTGCATCTACACGGCGCTCAGTGATTTTAAAGGGGACCAGGAAGGAGATTTGTCTGTTCAG AAGGGGGAAAAATTGAATATCATCCGGAAGACGAGTGATGGTTGGTGGGTGGCCGAGAATTCGAAAGGTGACAGAGGAGTGGTGCCAAGAACCTACCTGAAG ATTGGTTCTGGTATCAGCGACGACAACAAGGAGCACGACgacgacgaagaagaagaagaagaggaggaggaaggagaagaagaagaggacGGAGAAGGGGAGCCTGAAGAGAATGAGGGAGTTGATTCAGAAGAGCTGGACGACGAAGAGAA CGATGTTCCACGGTCCAGCTGGTCCATGTTCAGAAAAGCCCTGACTGAG ATTGATGCTACAGATGTGCTCGCTGCCATGGGCGCCATACCTTCTGGGTTCAGATCATCCACTCTAAGTAAGCTGCTGGTGGAGGAAG GTGCAAAATACAGAGGGAGTCGTCATATGCTGCCTCAGCTCAGCCAATCACAGCTGTCTTTCAAAGATCTCTTCTTGGACCCCGACACCGGCAAG GTCCGCTCGCGACACATCAAAACGTGCGTTTGTTTCACTCTGTGGAGTTGCAAGCGGATCCCCACGCCCGGAGTCGGAGTCCAGGTCCTCAGCAGACACATGCGCCTCTGCGCCTATGACGGAAACCAG GTGCTGAGCAACATCCACACAGTGCGGGCCAGCTACAGCCCCAAGCACCCCAAGACCTGGACTTTCTCACCGCGG ACGGCAGGCGTTCTGCCCACCCTGCTTGACGGAGACTGCTTCCTGCGCTGCAACTCGGACAACTCCGACCTCGGCCTCCTCTTCGAACTCGGAGTCACCTTCATACGTAAC TCTACGGGTGAGCGGGGCGACCTGAGCTGTGGATGGGCTTTCCTCAAACTGAGAGACGCTGCTGGAAATCCAATACCTAACAG gaCGTATGAGCTTCTGGTGAACGGTGGTACTCCCTATGAGAAGGATGTGAGGGTGGAAGGCTCGCTGGCTAAAGGAT CGCCATCAAGTGTTTTCCAGCAGATACTGCAGGCCAGACGCCAGCCCATACTCATCGTCAAGTTCAAGTCGCCAAGCAGCCACATCAAAAGGAAACTCAA TCTTCTCCCAGACACGCTGCTGTACTGTCTGAGCTGCGTTCAACTGTTGGTGATGCAAAGGCAGCTGCTAGCCGACGCCCTGCTGGTGGACCGGCCCACCATGCAGAACGCAG ATTTAATCTGCAGTCCTGTGCTGTCCACTTTCTCCACGCTTGTGGACCAACCTGACCTGCTGGATGCTGTCAGG ATTGCTTGGATGGATACTGAAAGCAAAATGAGTCGGGCACAGAAG CGAGATGTGGCCGCTGTGAAGCAGGGGTTCTTCAAAGTCTACATGGCGTCGGCGTACTTCATCCTCCACTCGCCCTCTCTGCCGACCCACCGCTGGGCCGATCCAGCCTCGGAGGAGCAGCGATCCCGCTTCATCTTATCCACGCTGGAAGCTATCAAGCAAGCCAGCGGCCAGTCGGGGAACCAGGGGGCTTTTGCCGACTCGGCGGCGCAGGAGCAGCTGGCTTTTGATGTCTCAGAGATGACCTTCGACCTCCTGCAAGCCACACG TTGGCCCGTGTTGGAGCAGCCTTGA
- the nphp1 gene encoding nephrocystin-1 isoform X1 — protein sequence MIESDEKWVRKMPLPKRKGPLQQAHRDVDDIKAKLDSLLKDVQSKVETNEESFRRCQELQISAERTFKNLTKLTKADELAPVGNYEQRKLEEEGRLQNILEQIDDLSQNLSPPGPSTEPAGGDELNDKDSEKSLEDSEEVDSDEDVEDKSGQDESPAPKPSPPSEPCIYTALSDFKGDQEGDLSVQKGEKLNIIRKTSDGWWVAENSKGDRGVVPRTYLKIGSGISDDNKEHDDDEEEEEEEEEGEEEEDGEGEPEENEGVDSEELDDEENDVPRSSWSMFRKALTEIDATDVLAAMGAIPSGFRSSTLSKLLVEEGAKYRGSRHMLPQLSQSQLSFKDLFLDPDTGKVRSRHIKTCVCFTLWSCKRIPTPGVGVQVLSRHMRLCAYDGNQVDYILSMTSGAPQVLSNIHTVRASYSPKHPKTWTFSPRKSGLLHRFIRGKPPMCLSQTAGVLPTLLDGDCFLRCNSDNSDLGLLFELGVTFIRNSTGERGDLSCGWAFLKLRDAAGNPIPNRTYELLVNGGTPYEKDVRVEGSLAKGSPSSVFQQILQARRQPILIVKFKSPSSHIKRKLNLLPDTLLYCLSCVQLLVMQRQLLADALLVDRPTMQNADLICSPVLSTFSTLVDQPDLLDAVRIAWMDTESKMSRAQKRDVAAVKQGFFKVYMASAYFILHSPSLPTHRWADPASEEQRSRFILSTLEAIKQASGQSGNQGAFADSAAQEQLAFDVSEMTFDLLQATRWPVLEQP from the exons ATGATTGAGAGCGATGAAAAATGGGTGCGTAAAATGCCGCTGCCAAAACGGAAAGGACCCCTGCAGCAGGCCCACCGCGATGTGGACGACATTAAAGCGAAG TTGGACAGTCTGCTGAAAGATGTTCAAAGTAAAGTTGAAACCAATGAAGAGTCCTTTCGGAG ATGTCAAGAGCTCCAAATATCAGCAGAGAGGACATTCAAGAATCTAACAAAACTGACCAAG GCTGACGAGCTTGCTCCAGTGGGGAACTACGAGCAGAGGAAACTGGAGGAGGAAGGACGACTGCAGAACATCCTGGAGCAGATAGACGACCTCTCTCAGAATCTGTCGCCACCAGGACCCAGCACTGAACCAGCAGGAGG TGACGAATTAAATGATAAAGATAGCGAGAAAAGCCTGGAGGACAGCGAAGAGGTTGACAGCGATGAAGATGTTGAAGACAAAAGCGGCCAGGACGAGAGTCCAGCTCCCAAACCGTCCCCTCCGTCAGAGCCGTGCATCTACACGGCGCTCAGTGATTTTAAAGGGGACCAGGAAGGAGATTTGTCTGTTCAG AAGGGGGAAAAATTGAATATCATCCGGAAGACGAGTGATGGTTGGTGGGTGGCCGAGAATTCGAAAGGTGACAGAGGAGTGGTGCCAAGAACCTACCTGAAG ATTGGTTCTGGTATCAGCGACGACAACAAGGAGCACGACgacgacgaagaagaagaagaagaggaggaggaaggagaagaagaagaggacGGAGAAGGGGAGCCTGAAGAGAATGAGGGAGTTGATTCAGAAGAGCTGGACGACGAAGAGAA CGATGTTCCACGGTCCAGCTGGTCCATGTTCAGAAAAGCCCTGACTGAG ATTGATGCTACAGATGTGCTCGCTGCCATGGGCGCCATACCTTCTGGGTTCAGATCATCCACTCTAAGTAAGCTGCTGGTGGAGGAAG GTGCAAAATACAGAGGGAGTCGTCATATGCTGCCTCAGCTCAGCCAATCACAGCTGTCTTTCAAAGATCTCTTCTTGGACCCCGACACCGGCAAG GTCCGCTCGCGACACATCAAAACGTGCGTTTGTTTCACTCTGTGGAGTTGCAAGCGGATCCCCACGCCCGGAGTCGGAGTCCAGGTCCTCAGCAGACACATGCGCCTCTGCGCCTATGACGGAAACCAGGTGGACTACATTTTGAG CATGACTTCTGGTGCGCCGCAGGTGCTGAGCAACATCCACACAGTGCGGGCCAGCTACAGCCCCAAGCACCCCAAGACCTGGACTTTCTCACCGCGG AAGTCAGGGCTTCTCCATAGATTCATACGAGGCAAACCCCCAATGTGTTTGTCCCAGACGGCAGGCGTTCTGCCCACCCTGCTTGACGGAGACTGCTTCCTGCGCTGCAACTCGGACAACTCCGACCTCGGCCTCCTCTTCGAACTCGGAGTCACCTTCATACGTAAC TCTACGGGTGAGCGGGGCGACCTGAGCTGTGGATGGGCTTTCCTCAAACTGAGAGACGCTGCTGGAAATCCAATACCTAACAG gaCGTATGAGCTTCTGGTGAACGGTGGTACTCCCTATGAGAAGGATGTGAGGGTGGAAGGCTCGCTGGCTAAAGGAT CGCCATCAAGTGTTTTCCAGCAGATACTGCAGGCCAGACGCCAGCCCATACTCATCGTCAAGTTCAAGTCGCCAAGCAGCCACATCAAAAGGAAACTCAA TCTTCTCCCAGACACGCTGCTGTACTGTCTGAGCTGCGTTCAACTGTTGGTGATGCAAAGGCAGCTGCTAGCCGACGCCCTGCTGGTGGACCGGCCCACCATGCAGAACGCAG ATTTAATCTGCAGTCCTGTGCTGTCCACTTTCTCCACGCTTGTGGACCAACCTGACCTGCTGGATGCTGTCAGG ATTGCTTGGATGGATACTGAAAGCAAAATGAGTCGGGCACAGAAG CGAGATGTGGCCGCTGTGAAGCAGGGGTTCTTCAAAGTCTACATGGCGTCGGCGTACTTCATCCTCCACTCGCCCTCTCTGCCGACCCACCGCTGGGCCGATCCAGCCTCGGAGGAGCAGCGATCCCGCTTCATCTTATCCACGCTGGAAGCTATCAAGCAAGCCAGCGGCCAGTCGGGGAACCAGGGGGCTTTTGCCGACTCGGCGGCGCAGGAGCAGCTGGCTTTTGATGTCTCAGAGATGACCTTCGACCTCCTGCAAGCCACACG TTGGCCCGTGTTGGAGCAGCCTTGA
- the nphp1 gene encoding nephrocystin-1 isoform X3, whose amino-acid sequence MIESDEKWVRKMPLPKRKGPLQQAHRDVDDIKAKLDSLLKDVQSKVETNEESFRRCQELQISAERTFKNLTKLTKADELAPVGNYEQRKLEEEGRLQNILEQIDDLSQNLSPPGPSTEPAGGDELNDKDSEKSLEDSEEVDSDEDVEDKSGQDESPAPKPSPPSEPCIYTALSDFKGDQEGDLSVQKGEKLNIIRKTSDGWWVAENSKGDRGVVPRTYLKIGSGISDDNKEHDDDEEEEEEEEEGEEEEDGEGEPEENEGVDSEELDDEENDVPRSSWSMFRKALTEIDATDVLAAMGAIPSGFRSSTLSKLLVEEGAKYRGSRHMLPQLSQSQLSFKDLFLDPDTGKVRSRHIKTCVCFTLWSCKRIPTPGVGVQVLSRHMRLCAYDGNQVLSNIHTVRASYSPKHPKTWTFSPRKSGLLHRFIRGKPPMCLSQTAGVLPTLLDGDCFLRCNSDNSDLGLLFELGVTFIRNSTGERGDLSCGWAFLKLRDAAGNPIPNRTYELLVNGGTPYEKDVRVEGSLAKGSPSSVFQQILQARRQPILIVKFKSPSSHIKRKLNLLPDTLLYCLSCVQLLVMQRQLLADALLVDRPTMQNADLICSPVLSTFSTLVDQPDLLDAVRIAWMDTESKMSRAQKRDVAAVKQGFFKVYMASAYFILHSPSLPTHRWADPASEEQRSRFILSTLEAIKQASGQSGNQGAFADSAAQEQLAFDVSEMTFDLLQATRWPVLEQP is encoded by the exons ATGATTGAGAGCGATGAAAAATGGGTGCGTAAAATGCCGCTGCCAAAACGGAAAGGACCCCTGCAGCAGGCCCACCGCGATGTGGACGACATTAAAGCGAAG TTGGACAGTCTGCTGAAAGATGTTCAAAGTAAAGTTGAAACCAATGAAGAGTCCTTTCGGAG ATGTCAAGAGCTCCAAATATCAGCAGAGAGGACATTCAAGAATCTAACAAAACTGACCAAG GCTGACGAGCTTGCTCCAGTGGGGAACTACGAGCAGAGGAAACTGGAGGAGGAAGGACGACTGCAGAACATCCTGGAGCAGATAGACGACCTCTCTCAGAATCTGTCGCCACCAGGACCCAGCACTGAACCAGCAGGAGG TGACGAATTAAATGATAAAGATAGCGAGAAAAGCCTGGAGGACAGCGAAGAGGTTGACAGCGATGAAGATGTTGAAGACAAAAGCGGCCAGGACGAGAGTCCAGCTCCCAAACCGTCCCCTCCGTCAGAGCCGTGCATCTACACGGCGCTCAGTGATTTTAAAGGGGACCAGGAAGGAGATTTGTCTGTTCAG AAGGGGGAAAAATTGAATATCATCCGGAAGACGAGTGATGGTTGGTGGGTGGCCGAGAATTCGAAAGGTGACAGAGGAGTGGTGCCAAGAACCTACCTGAAG ATTGGTTCTGGTATCAGCGACGACAACAAGGAGCACGACgacgacgaagaagaagaagaagaggaggaggaaggagaagaagaagaggacGGAGAAGGGGAGCCTGAAGAGAATGAGGGAGTTGATTCAGAAGAGCTGGACGACGAAGAGAA CGATGTTCCACGGTCCAGCTGGTCCATGTTCAGAAAAGCCCTGACTGAG ATTGATGCTACAGATGTGCTCGCTGCCATGGGCGCCATACCTTCTGGGTTCAGATCATCCACTCTAAGTAAGCTGCTGGTGGAGGAAG GTGCAAAATACAGAGGGAGTCGTCATATGCTGCCTCAGCTCAGCCAATCACAGCTGTCTTTCAAAGATCTCTTCTTGGACCCCGACACCGGCAAG GTCCGCTCGCGACACATCAAAACGTGCGTTTGTTTCACTCTGTGGAGTTGCAAGCGGATCCCCACGCCCGGAGTCGGAGTCCAGGTCCTCAGCAGACACATGCGCCTCTGCGCCTATGACGGAAACCAG GTGCTGAGCAACATCCACACAGTGCGGGCCAGCTACAGCCCCAAGCACCCCAAGACCTGGACTTTCTCACCGCGG AAGTCAGGGCTTCTCCATAGATTCATACGAGGCAAACCCCCAATGTGTTTGTCCCAGACGGCAGGCGTTCTGCCCACCCTGCTTGACGGAGACTGCTTCCTGCGCTGCAACTCGGACAACTCCGACCTCGGCCTCCTCTTCGAACTCGGAGTCACCTTCATACGTAAC TCTACGGGTGAGCGGGGCGACCTGAGCTGTGGATGGGCTTTCCTCAAACTGAGAGACGCTGCTGGAAATCCAATACCTAACAG gaCGTATGAGCTTCTGGTGAACGGTGGTACTCCCTATGAGAAGGATGTGAGGGTGGAAGGCTCGCTGGCTAAAGGAT CGCCATCAAGTGTTTTCCAGCAGATACTGCAGGCCAGACGCCAGCCCATACTCATCGTCAAGTTCAAGTCGCCAAGCAGCCACATCAAAAGGAAACTCAA TCTTCTCCCAGACACGCTGCTGTACTGTCTGAGCTGCGTTCAACTGTTGGTGATGCAAAGGCAGCTGCTAGCCGACGCCCTGCTGGTGGACCGGCCCACCATGCAGAACGCAG ATTTAATCTGCAGTCCTGTGCTGTCCACTTTCTCCACGCTTGTGGACCAACCTGACCTGCTGGATGCTGTCAGG ATTGCTTGGATGGATACTGAAAGCAAAATGAGTCGGGCACAGAAG CGAGATGTGGCCGCTGTGAAGCAGGGGTTCTTCAAAGTCTACATGGCGTCGGCGTACTTCATCCTCCACTCGCCCTCTCTGCCGACCCACCGCTGGGCCGATCCAGCCTCGGAGGAGCAGCGATCCCGCTTCATCTTATCCACGCTGGAAGCTATCAAGCAAGCCAGCGGCCAGTCGGGGAACCAGGGGGCTTTTGCCGACTCGGCGGCGCAGGAGCAGCTGGCTTTTGATGTCTCAGAGATGACCTTCGACCTCCTGCAAGCCACACG TTGGCCCGTGTTGGAGCAGCCTTGA
- the nphp1 gene encoding nephrocystin-1 isoform X4, with product MIESDEKWVRKMPLPKRKGPLQQAHRDVDDIKAKLDSLLKDVQSKVETNEESFRRCQELQISAERTFKNLTKLTKADELAPVGNYEQRKLEEEGRLQNILEQIDDLSQNLSPPGPSTEPAGGDELNDKDSEKSLEDSEEVDSDEDVEDKSGQDESPAPKPSPPSEPCIYTALSDFKGDQEGDLSVQKGEKLNIIRKTSDGWWVAENSKGDRGVVPRTYLKIGSGISDDNKEHDDDEEEEEEEEEGEEEEDGEGEPEENEGVDSEELDDEENDVPRSSWSMFRKALTEIDATDVLAAMGAIPSGFRSSTLSKLLVEEGAKYRGSRHMLPQLSQSQLSFKDLFLDPDTGKVRSRHIKTCVCFTLWSCKRIPTPGVGVQVLSRHMRLCAYDGNQVDYILSMTSGAPQVLSNIHTVRASYSPKHPKTWTFSPRTAGVLPTLLDGDCFLRCNSDNSDLGLLFELGVTFIRNSTGERGDLSCGWAFLKLRDAAGNPIPNRTYELLVNGGTPYEKDVRVEGSLAKGSPSSVFQQILQARRQPILIVKFKSPSSHIKRKLNLLPDTLLYCLSCVQLLVMQRQLLADALLVDRPTMQNADLICSPVLSTFSTLVDQPDLLDAVRIAWMDTESKMSRAQKRDVAAVKQGFFKVYMASAYFILHSPSLPTHRWADPASEEQRSRFILSTLEAIKQASGQSGNQGAFADSAAQEQLAFDVSEMTFDLLQATRWPVLEQP from the exons ATGATTGAGAGCGATGAAAAATGGGTGCGTAAAATGCCGCTGCCAAAACGGAAAGGACCCCTGCAGCAGGCCCACCGCGATGTGGACGACATTAAAGCGAAG TTGGACAGTCTGCTGAAAGATGTTCAAAGTAAAGTTGAAACCAATGAAGAGTCCTTTCGGAG ATGTCAAGAGCTCCAAATATCAGCAGAGAGGACATTCAAGAATCTAACAAAACTGACCAAG GCTGACGAGCTTGCTCCAGTGGGGAACTACGAGCAGAGGAAACTGGAGGAGGAAGGACGACTGCAGAACATCCTGGAGCAGATAGACGACCTCTCTCAGAATCTGTCGCCACCAGGACCCAGCACTGAACCAGCAGGAGG TGACGAATTAAATGATAAAGATAGCGAGAAAAGCCTGGAGGACAGCGAAGAGGTTGACAGCGATGAAGATGTTGAAGACAAAAGCGGCCAGGACGAGAGTCCAGCTCCCAAACCGTCCCCTCCGTCAGAGCCGTGCATCTACACGGCGCTCAGTGATTTTAAAGGGGACCAGGAAGGAGATTTGTCTGTTCAG AAGGGGGAAAAATTGAATATCATCCGGAAGACGAGTGATGGTTGGTGGGTGGCCGAGAATTCGAAAGGTGACAGAGGAGTGGTGCCAAGAACCTACCTGAAG ATTGGTTCTGGTATCAGCGACGACAACAAGGAGCACGACgacgacgaagaagaagaagaagaggaggaggaaggagaagaagaagaggacGGAGAAGGGGAGCCTGAAGAGAATGAGGGAGTTGATTCAGAAGAGCTGGACGACGAAGAGAA CGATGTTCCACGGTCCAGCTGGTCCATGTTCAGAAAAGCCCTGACTGAG ATTGATGCTACAGATGTGCTCGCTGCCATGGGCGCCATACCTTCTGGGTTCAGATCATCCACTCTAAGTAAGCTGCTGGTGGAGGAAG GTGCAAAATACAGAGGGAGTCGTCATATGCTGCCTCAGCTCAGCCAATCACAGCTGTCTTTCAAAGATCTCTTCTTGGACCCCGACACCGGCAAG GTCCGCTCGCGACACATCAAAACGTGCGTTTGTTTCACTCTGTGGAGTTGCAAGCGGATCCCCACGCCCGGAGTCGGAGTCCAGGTCCTCAGCAGACACATGCGCCTCTGCGCCTATGACGGAAACCAGGTGGACTACATTTTGAG CATGACTTCTGGTGCGCCGCAGGTGCTGAGCAACATCCACACAGTGCGGGCCAGCTACAGCCCCAAGCACCCCAAGACCTGGACTTTCTCACCGCGG ACGGCAGGCGTTCTGCCCACCCTGCTTGACGGAGACTGCTTCCTGCGCTGCAACTCGGACAACTCCGACCTCGGCCTCCTCTTCGAACTCGGAGTCACCTTCATACGTAAC TCTACGGGTGAGCGGGGCGACCTGAGCTGTGGATGGGCTTTCCTCAAACTGAGAGACGCTGCTGGAAATCCAATACCTAACAG gaCGTATGAGCTTCTGGTGAACGGTGGTACTCCCTATGAGAAGGATGTGAGGGTGGAAGGCTCGCTGGCTAAAGGAT CGCCATCAAGTGTTTTCCAGCAGATACTGCAGGCCAGACGCCAGCCCATACTCATCGTCAAGTTCAAGTCGCCAAGCAGCCACATCAAAAGGAAACTCAA TCTTCTCCCAGACACGCTGCTGTACTGTCTGAGCTGCGTTCAACTGTTGGTGATGCAAAGGCAGCTGCTAGCCGACGCCCTGCTGGTGGACCGGCCCACCATGCAGAACGCAG ATTTAATCTGCAGTCCTGTGCTGTCCACTTTCTCCACGCTTGTGGACCAACCTGACCTGCTGGATGCTGTCAGG ATTGCTTGGATGGATACTGAAAGCAAAATGAGTCGGGCACAGAAG CGAGATGTGGCCGCTGTGAAGCAGGGGTTCTTCAAAGTCTACATGGCGTCGGCGTACTTCATCCTCCACTCGCCCTCTCTGCCGACCCACCGCTGGGCCGATCCAGCCTCGGAGGAGCAGCGATCCCGCTTCATCTTATCCACGCTGGAAGCTATCAAGCAAGCCAGCGGCCAGTCGGGGAACCAGGGGGCTTTTGCCGACTCGGCGGCGCAGGAGCAGCTGGCTTTTGATGTCTCAGAGATGACCTTCGACCTCCTGCAAGCCACACG TTGGCCCGTGTTGGAGCAGCCTTGA
- the nphp1 gene encoding nephrocystin-1 isoform X2 — translation MIESDEKWVRKMPLPKRKGPLQQAHRDVDDIKAKLDSLLKDVQSKVETNEESFRRCQELQISAERTFKNLTKLTKADELAPVGNYEQRKLEEEGRLQNILEQIDDLSQNLSPPGPSTEPAGGDELNDKDSEKSLEDSEEVDSDEDVEDKSGQDESPAPKPSPPSEPCIYTALSDFKGDQEGDLSVQKGEKLNIIRKTSDGWWVAENSKGDRGVVPRTYLKIGSGISDDNKEHDDDEEEEEEEEEGEEEEDGEGEPEENEGVDSEELDDEENDVPRSSWSMFRKALTEIDATDVLAAMGAIPSGFRSSTLSKLLVEEGAKYRGSRHMLPQLSQSQLSFKDLFLDPDTGKVRSRHIKTCVCFTLWSCKRIPTPGVGVQVLSRHMRLCAYDGNQVDYILSMTSGAPQVLSNIHTVRASYSPKHPKTWTFSPRKSGLLHRFIRGKPPMCLSQTAGVLPTLLDGDCFLRCNSDNSDLGLLFELGVTFIRNSTGERGDLSCGWAFLKLRDAAGNPIPNRTYELLVNGGTPYEKDVRVEGSLAKGSPSSVFQQILQARRQPILIVKFKSPSSHIKRKLNLLPDTLLYCLSCVQLLVMQRQLLADALLVDRPTMQNADLICSPVLSTFSTLVDQPDLLDAVRIAWMDTESKMSRAQKRDVAAVKQGFFKVYMASAYFILHSPSLPTHRWADPASEEQRSRFILSTLEAIKQASGQSGNQGAFADSAAQEQLAFDVSEMTFDLLQATR, via the exons ATGATTGAGAGCGATGAAAAATGGGTGCGTAAAATGCCGCTGCCAAAACGGAAAGGACCCCTGCAGCAGGCCCACCGCGATGTGGACGACATTAAAGCGAAG TTGGACAGTCTGCTGAAAGATGTTCAAAGTAAAGTTGAAACCAATGAAGAGTCCTTTCGGAG ATGTCAAGAGCTCCAAATATCAGCAGAGAGGACATTCAAGAATCTAACAAAACTGACCAAG GCTGACGAGCTTGCTCCAGTGGGGAACTACGAGCAGAGGAAACTGGAGGAGGAAGGACGACTGCAGAACATCCTGGAGCAGATAGACGACCTCTCTCAGAATCTGTCGCCACCAGGACCCAGCACTGAACCAGCAGGAGG TGACGAATTAAATGATAAAGATAGCGAGAAAAGCCTGGAGGACAGCGAAGAGGTTGACAGCGATGAAGATGTTGAAGACAAAAGCGGCCAGGACGAGAGTCCAGCTCCCAAACCGTCCCCTCCGTCAGAGCCGTGCATCTACACGGCGCTCAGTGATTTTAAAGGGGACCAGGAAGGAGATTTGTCTGTTCAG AAGGGGGAAAAATTGAATATCATCCGGAAGACGAGTGATGGTTGGTGGGTGGCCGAGAATTCGAAAGGTGACAGAGGAGTGGTGCCAAGAACCTACCTGAAG ATTGGTTCTGGTATCAGCGACGACAACAAGGAGCACGACgacgacgaagaagaagaagaagaggaggaggaaggagaagaagaagaggacGGAGAAGGGGAGCCTGAAGAGAATGAGGGAGTTGATTCAGAAGAGCTGGACGACGAAGAGAA CGATGTTCCACGGTCCAGCTGGTCCATGTTCAGAAAAGCCCTGACTGAG ATTGATGCTACAGATGTGCTCGCTGCCATGGGCGCCATACCTTCTGGGTTCAGATCATCCACTCTAAGTAAGCTGCTGGTGGAGGAAG GTGCAAAATACAGAGGGAGTCGTCATATGCTGCCTCAGCTCAGCCAATCACAGCTGTCTTTCAAAGATCTCTTCTTGGACCCCGACACCGGCAAG GTCCGCTCGCGACACATCAAAACGTGCGTTTGTTTCACTCTGTGGAGTTGCAAGCGGATCCCCACGCCCGGAGTCGGAGTCCAGGTCCTCAGCAGACACATGCGCCTCTGCGCCTATGACGGAAACCAGGTGGACTACATTTTGAG CATGACTTCTGGTGCGCCGCAGGTGCTGAGCAACATCCACACAGTGCGGGCCAGCTACAGCCCCAAGCACCCCAAGACCTGGACTTTCTCACCGCGG AAGTCAGGGCTTCTCCATAGATTCATACGAGGCAAACCCCCAATGTGTTTGTCCCAGACGGCAGGCGTTCTGCCCACCCTGCTTGACGGAGACTGCTTCCTGCGCTGCAACTCGGACAACTCCGACCTCGGCCTCCTCTTCGAACTCGGAGTCACCTTCATACGTAAC TCTACGGGTGAGCGGGGCGACCTGAGCTGTGGATGGGCTTTCCTCAAACTGAGAGACGCTGCTGGAAATCCAATACCTAACAG gaCGTATGAGCTTCTGGTGAACGGTGGTACTCCCTATGAGAAGGATGTGAGGGTGGAAGGCTCGCTGGCTAAAGGAT CGCCATCAAGTGTTTTCCAGCAGATACTGCAGGCCAGACGCCAGCCCATACTCATCGTCAAGTTCAAGTCGCCAAGCAGCCACATCAAAAGGAAACTCAA TCTTCTCCCAGACACGCTGCTGTACTGTCTGAGCTGCGTTCAACTGTTGGTGATGCAAAGGCAGCTGCTAGCCGACGCCCTGCTGGTGGACCGGCCCACCATGCAGAACGCAG ATTTAATCTGCAGTCCTGTGCTGTCCACTTTCTCCACGCTTGTGGACCAACCTGACCTGCTGGATGCTGTCAGG ATTGCTTGGATGGATACTGAAAGCAAAATGAGTCGGGCACAGAAG CGAGATGTGGCCGCTGTGAAGCAGGGGTTCTTCAAAGTCTACATGGCGTCGGCGTACTTCATCCTCCACTCGCCCTCTCTGCCGACCCACCGCTGGGCCGATCCAGCCTCGGAGGAGCAGCGATCCCGCTTCATCTTATCCACGCTGGAAGCTATCAAGCAAGCCAGCGGCCAGTCGGGGAACCAGGGGGCTTTTGCCGACTCGGCGGCGCAGGAGCAGCTGGCTTTTGATGTCTCAGAGATGACCTTCGACCTCCTGCAAGCCACACGGTAG